Within the Anopheles cruzii unplaced genomic scaffold, idAnoCruzAS_RS32_06 scaffold01041_ctg1, whole genome shotgun sequence genome, the region GATGccagtgttgttttggccactGACGATGACCGCCACCTTCCCACGATTACTGTTCCCACGAAGGTAGTAACAGTGCATTCCCAGCAATTTGTAAAAGTTTAATGGTTTTCATTACCTCCGAAGGTGGACCTTAGTCCCATCAGCGGTGTACCGGAGGAACATGTGAAGGAGCGTCGTGTGCGTATTTTCGTGCCGGCCAAAAATGCGATGCAGAGCGGTACCGATAACATTCAGCATTGGAGCATCGAGTTCGATAACCGTGAACGCTGGGAAAATCCTCTGATGGGATGGTCGTCAACGTGAGTCCTCTGTGGAACCTGACAGAAAATGGTAATCTTATTGTCGTGTTTTTGTGCCCTTTCAGCGGTGATCCTCTGTCGAACATGCGCGTTGAATTTACCTCGCCCGAGGAAGCGATCACGTactgcgaacggaacggttggaGATGGTTCGTCGATAAGCAGGAAGTTGAGAGGAAGCACCGTGTCAAGAACTATGGAATCAACTTTGCGTGGAACAAACGTACCCGCGTGTCGACTAAGTAAAGGACCCGATCCAACCAATTTGTCGTTGCACACCGTTAGCTTGTTGTAAATAAGACACTAAAAAACCCAGCCAAACCCTACCGTGCGCTGTTAGAACGCGGCTAAAGGCCGTTCAACAAAGATCGTGTGTCTCAAAATTAACATGTGTTCCGCATTGCAGCATCGGCTTTTAATTGtgtcggagaagaaaaattgttaaCCAAGAGATCTAGAAGGAAAAACCGACATAAGCAAATTGCTaatcattttattaaattattgcTACAAAACTGCATTCATTCGTTAGCAACACAGGAACACAACTTTGAGCTGGCCTGGTGCTTGTGTCCCGTTTCACATTGGAAGCCAGTTCCTGGAGTGTGCCGAGGTTGGAATTCACTGGTCCTCGATTATCCATTCGTCGATCATTGGATCAGCAACAAACGGAAAGCTTAATAATTCTTCTTGTACGATGATGGTCCATCCATTTGGAGCTGCTCCAGCTGTAGTTGTTTTCGGATCGCCCCGAGCTGTGTGAGGACTCGCGTCGAACCAGTATTattcactttcgttcgctcgacgGCCGGTATCTGAAGAAGCGAAAATTGATGGGTGATCGTGAGcaaaagaattaaaaattaGTTCCTCCCATCAGTCGACATACCTCCCATTTTTTCTCCACCAGCTTAAGGCCGTCGCTCTTCATCTTTTCCGGCCGATCACTGACGTACACTTTCGGTGGCGAAAGCGATGGCAGCGTCGAACCGGAGGCAAAATTCTTCGCCATCGTCTGATGGTGGTCGCAGGTGGGTTGCTGtggctggtgatggtgtgaCCGTCGAGCCGGCGAGTGCGAAACATGTGTGTTCTGCTTCCTACCGTGGCCACGCTTCATCCAAAGCGTGTTGTAGTGGCgtacgtatttcgcgattcGCTCATCGAGCAGATCGTCCCCGAGTGCCGATGAGCTTTCGTCATCTCGCTCGTCCTGGACCGGTTGGCGAGCCGGGCTGGCAGGACGCGATCGGAGCTTACTGTCGACAAAAACTTCCCCGTTG harbors:
- the LOC128276369 gene encoding NADH dehydrogenase [ubiquinone] iron-sulfur protein 4, mitochondrial-like — translated: MSLFLRSVARTGATQWMRATLSTSSIAYKDPKSTKEAPILDASVVLATDDDRHLPTITVPTKVDLSPISGVPEEHVKERRVRIFVPAKNAMQSGTDNIQHWSIEFDNRERWENPLMGWSSTGDPLSNMRVEFTSPEEAITYCERNGWRWFVDKQEVERKHRVKNYGINFAWNKRTRVSTK